The Sardina pilchardus chromosome 24, fSarPil1.1, whole genome shotgun sequence nucleotide sequence GGGAGGTATTTAGGTTCTCATCTATATCTTTTTGTGCCCCGCCATCCTAATGATCCAGTGAATCATACATTATGGTGGAGAGTGTAAGTCTTGATAATAAAATCTATTTTTATACTCTCATCCTTCAGGCTTGTTCCCTTTACATAGTGTAATGACGCTATGAAACTGCCTCAAATTAAATGCTTAGTCTGAGGAAATAATACTCATTTTTAAATAGAGAGCTTAAAGTGGTGGTAATAGTGCTGTGACAGCGTGAGTAAGGCACTTAACTGAATTGCTCCAGGGATGCTGCAATTGCGGAGACCCTGCAGTTGGTATCTGTAAGCTGCTTTGGAGAAGTGTcagataaatgaataaatgtaatgtaaatgtaactaTACTAGAGACTTGAAGGATGTTTTTGTAAGCAACTGGAGCTGGTATCATCTTCAAGGTATATGGTTGTCATGTGACATGCACCTGTCATTCTAATTGCCGGCATAGGCTTGGCTCTGCACTACGCAGTTTTGTGGTCCAGATAGAACCACTCctaagaagtaaaaaaaaaaaaaaccttgcatgTCACCTCTAAGTATATTACCCCCAAAATAGCTGCTTTTGATGTTTGTTACTTTTGTTCATGCCTTTGCAGTAGATTGTTAGCTTTAGACAAAAGAAGCCCCTTGCTGCTGCTAGGCTATATTATCTGTCTCATTGTGGACCACACAGAAACAATCTTCAGATCGTAAGTGTTGAAATAAAACACGGTCCCACTATGCAAACATGTTTATTTCCATACATGGTACAGACTAAACTCTCATACAAACATATATGAACACTACGCTACTTGTTAACAGCTATACAAATCAGATCCAGTGCACTTTGCTTTCTGCATGAGAAAAAGGTTAGGTGTTAAGGAGAGAGTGACTAATTATGCCTTAACTTCATCACCTCTGTTAAAACATAGGAGCATTTATACAGAATATTCCACTGATTCTTTAGAGAACAAATATCAAAAGGATATATGGATGTATCacagcataaataaataataataaaaaaaaggattcCTAATACCCCTACCTTTCATCTAGGCAATTTTTTTTGCACAATTCTTACACGTGTTTGCCCTCTGCAGAAATATGAGACTGGGAATCTTTTTTCTTGGATTCAACAAATgattataaaagaaacaaacaaaaaaaaacattaaaaacaaatttCTCGTATTGCCCTCTAATAAAGAGAAAAATGAAATACCCTGAGTTGTATTTAGTTCAGGTATTGGTCACAAATGCAGTAGTATTTTATATTCATGCTTTTTGAACAGTCAATGCCACTGGTATTCAAGaatgagaaaacacacagtaCCCCTTTTTTGATTGATTTCACACTGAGTGGAAGCCTCAGGAAGCACCAATGGAGTTTGTTAGTAAAGCACCATTTAACCTGAGAATGTACAATCCTGAAACAGTGCAATGAATGTGAATGACCTGGTTAACGTTGAAATCCATCCCTGAATACAAGTCTATGTGAACTGTAAATTACTGGAAGCCAAATTAATCAGTTGCCCATGATCAGGCTCTTGCAATGCCTCTTAAGAGAATATCAGTTCACAATGTGACATTATTTGCAGTAAGGAGGccaaaatcaaacaaaacaaaacaaaaaaatcacacacacagctattaaGGCAAACTAATCAGGCTATTTTAGCTGTGCCTTGATTGGCTggaaaaataacattttctgtAACCAGCACACTGATCGTGGTTGCTGATTTAGCTGTTAAAGGGTCGGAGAACTCAGCCATCTGAGTTACTGAGTGAGTGGTTGGGAACAGATCCAGGTTTTGCAAACTTTGCAGATTTTCATTAGatatcatcttcctctcctctttcttccagAGACTTCAGGTAATCACTTGCCAATATCTTCTTTGGAAGAATATCTATAAGTGAAAAACACAGGCGTAAGGACTAGAAACAAAAGGACAGCACAAAACTGTAACACATTGTAAACACATTTAATTGTACAATGTAAAGCTTGAGTACATACCAATTAGAAACTGAAAGTTGTCTGTCTCCTCTGCAGCGTTGGCGAGGTCACTGTATGAGagtgttttctttcctttcccaGGTCCATTTTTATACGAGGACCGAGCTAGATGCTGTACAAAGAGCTCCTGGATAGagatgagttgagttgagtgaaGTCGTATTCTCAACCGCCATTAACAGCATATTGAAAGCTTCGCAGTAGTTGACAATGACACTGATGTTAAGCTACTATGATGCCCTTTCTGATCAGGCCATCTTACCAGCAGCCAATAACATTACGTTAGTTGTGCATGGCTAACATAGCTCGCGGTCTGGCAACTGTATACTCACCACCATTATCACGTCGGATCAATCATAGTTATACTGAACCTAGACGTTAATGTATGCAACCTCTGAACAACCACTGTATATAATACGTATGAATAAACAGCCTGAATTCGCTTTCTGGATTTACTTCATTGCTAGTAAACGTGTTAGCTTGTCCCTAAGCCTAACGTTAGCAAACAAACAGCCAGGGATGCAGCCTTACCGTTGCTTTTGTTGTTAAAAAGAGGGCTTCCTGGTTAATATTTGAGACATCTGGAGAACTTTTCATTATCAGCTTCACTCTGGACATTGGCAGTGAAACATTTTTGCTGTTTGGTGTAACTTTGCCATCCACGTTATCTCCAGACATCTTCACACAAGTTGTTCGGACGACTATTTCGGCGGAAGTGAGCCGCCACTTTTGAAAGCGGTCCTGGGCTAATCTAGGGAAATGTAGTTTTTTATATATTGCAGATTGCTCGGAAATTGGCACACATTTGCCATATATTTGGCAAAAATGCCAATCATGAACAGAGAAATCATACACGTTTGATCTAAATGTAAAGTTAAAATTAGTTGTCAGCTTTGCTCTTGAGTTGCTTACAACCTTACTTTGTAACAGTAAATGCCGTAGGCCTATCTTGCAGAAAAACATCGCATGAACAACTCTGCGAAACTTTTGGAATTTTAAGGTTAAGTTCATAATGGCAGTAGCCTTCGTTGTTTTCAATCCATAGAAATACAATCTCGTAGCAAAATGTGCACGAACTACATCTCCCACATCTCCTAATCTGTTTATCGACAGACCTGTTGCTCCATCTGTGGGCAGTGTAGTtttttaaaaggaaaaaaatagcgCTTTTCCGCAGAAGAAAAAACGGCAGTTCCCATGATACATCACGATTACCTCTCTAGGGTGTTTGGGTCACCGATAGCTTACTGAAGAACTCACTCACTACTGTTAAATACTATTGGGTCGATAATGTTTATGGCAGGTACAGGTTTTGGGGGTCGAGGGTGTAACCAAGGACCAAGTTCAGGATCTGGCTCTGCGGGATGTAATCCACGCAAGTTCAGCGAGAAAATTGCCCTTCATACTCAGCGCCAGGCTGAAGACACCGCCGCCTTCCAAGAGGTTATGATGGACATCACTTCCACCAAGGTAAGTGTC carries:
- the chrac1 gene encoding chromatin accessibility complex protein 1 yields the protein MSGDNVDGKVTPNSKNVSLPMSRVKLIMKSSPDVSNINQEALFLTTKATELFVQHLARSSYKNGPGKGKKTLSYSDLANAAEETDNFQFLIDILPKKILASDYLKSLEERGEEDDI